The Megalobrama amblycephala isolate DHTTF-2021 linkage group LG7, ASM1881202v1, whole genome shotgun sequence genome window below encodes:
- the zgc:195282 gene encoding cysteine-rich protein 2: protein MVSFCPICGKPVYFGEKKRSLGRDYHPLCLKCHKCKRQLTPGQHAEHDEKPYCTNCYMRDFGPRGSRNPVARTFNTAAS from the exons ATGGTGAGCTTCTGTCCTATATGTGGGAAACCTGTTTATTTTG GTGAGAAGAAGAGGTCATTGGGACGGGATTATCACCCATTATGCTTGAAGTGTCACAAGTGTAAAAGACAGCTAACACCTGGTCAGCATGCAGAG CACGATGAGAAGCCATACTGCACTAACTGCTACATGAGAGATTTTGGACCCAGAG GTAGCCGAAATCCTGTTGCTCGGACCTTTAACACAGCTGCTTCTTAA